Genomic DNA from Parvivirga hydrogeniphila:
CCAGGAGCGGGGAGAGGGCTGCCTCGGCGTCGCTCTTGAGCTGACATTCCCATATCACGAAAACCGTCCACCCCGATTGCTCCAGCTCGCGGATCTTCCTCGCATCGCGTTCGCGGTTGAGGTCGAACTTCTTGACCCAGTACTCCTGATGGCTCTTCGGCAGCGGAGGGTTGCAGTACGGGCAGCGATGCCAGAAGCAGCCGTGGACGAACACGGCGATCCTGCGGCCAGGGTAGGCTATGTCGGGGCGCCCCGGTGCCTTCTTCCAATGGAGGCGGTAGCCCGGAAAGCCGGCCTCACGAAGCAGACGCCGCAACGAGAGCTCCGGGTTCGTGTTCGTCCCCCGGTTGCCCTTCATCGATTTCGAGACCGCTCCGGAGGTCGGCGGCGGTATGGGGGGCATCGTGCGTGACACGCGGGTCATGCTCCTCTGCAAGAACCGACAGGAACTCCTCGGCTATAGCCTTCCCTAGTCGCTCAACTACACCAACGACGAGAGCATTCCCCATCATGAAGGCTCGCCTGGTGTCTGACATCCCCGTATCGGTCCACCCGCGCGGGAACCCGTTCAATTCCTCGAGCTCTTCAGGCGTGAGACGGCGCAGCCGGCCGGTTCCCGGGTCGGTTATCACGTGCTTGAAGCGGGACGGGGAGGACCCGCCTTCACCGGTCAGGATTGTGCGGGCTGGGCGGTCAAGAGGGTCCGGGAAGGCCATCCCGCCCTCGGAATACAGGTATACGTGCCCGGTCTTCTTGTCGGTCCGCGGCTCAGCTTTCGGTCCCTTGAGGTACGCCCAGCGGTCCACGGCATCGTCGGATATGAAGAAGCGCTCCGGTACGTGAGGGGTGTTTCGGACGACGTCGCCCAAGGTCGTGAAGGGACCCGCGTACACCGGGGTCGGCTTGGCGGTCCACACCCTGCCGCGAATCATCACGCCGGCATTCTGGAACGGGCTGGTCCGCAATCCCTCGCCGAACCGCTCGGAAACGGCATAAGGGTCCTGGTCCAACTCTACGGACGGCTCGTCTTCTTTGATGGCCGGGTCGAAGACCGCCGGGAACGCCCGAGCGAAGACGCCTATTTGCAGGAGGCGGTCGCCCGGCAGCCAACGGGTGCTTGTCAAATCGCGTCTGGCAGCGAACAGGAAGACCCTTCGCCTGCGCTGCGGGAATCCGTAATCGGCGGCATTGATCACGCGCCACTCTGCGTCGTAGCCAAGCTGATTCAGGCATGACAGGATGATCGCGAAATCCCTGCCTCTTCTTGAAGCAGGGGACTTCAGGAGACGATCGACATTCTCCAGGAGGATCAGGGGCGGCCGTTTCATATCGACCATCTTGTGGATCGACCACCACAGCACGCCCTTCTTGCCCTGGATGCCATGCGCTTGCGGAAGAGGCTTCGCTACGGAGTAGTCTTGGCAGGGGAAGCCCCCGACAAGCAGCTCATGGTCGGGGATGTCCTCGGGGCGGGAGCCTCGAAGGACGGCCTCGATGTCCTCGCACACGTGCCCGCCCTGCCCGAACTGAGCCACGTAGCATTCGGAGGCGTGCTGGACGCGTGTGGAAGGCTCCCACTGGTTGCTCCAGACGACCTCCCAGCCCGCGCGTTCGAGCCCGAGCCTGAACCCCCCGACCCCAGCGAACATCTCAGCGACACGTGCGCGCATCATCCGTCACAGCCTCTCATGGCGTCTCTTGAGAATCATACGGCGAGACGATGACAAGATCAAGCGCGCGGCATAAGGGCGCGCTCACAGTCCAAGTTGGTCCTTGATGTACGACCCGTTGAGCCAGAAGGACTTCTTGCAGAGCTTCTTGCCGGACGGGGTCTCGATGACATCGCGCGAGTCGCGCGCGTGGGGGCGGACATGGACTGCAGGGTTGTCGCTCTTGCGAGGCAGATACTCGGCTCGATCCTCTCTTAT
This window encodes:
- a CDS encoding very short patch repair endonuclease produces the protein MPPIPPPTSGAVSKSMKGNRGTNTNPELSLRRLLREAGFPGYRLHWKKAPGRPDIAYPGRRIAVFVHGCFWHRCPYCNPPLPKSHQEYWVKKFDLNRERDARKIRELEQSGWTVFVIWECQLKSDAEAALSPLLAALSVGSRGGSSPRP
- a CDS encoding DNA cytosine methyltransferase, coding for MMRARVAEMFAGVGGFRLGLERAGWEVVWSNQWEPSTRVQHASECYVAQFGQGGHVCEDIEAVLRGSRPEDIPDHELLVGGFPCQDYSVAKPLPQAHGIQGKKGVLWWSIHKMVDMKRPPLILLENVDRLLKSPASRRGRDFAIILSCLNQLGYDAEWRVINAADYGFPQRRRRVFLFAARRDLTSTRWLPGDRLLQIGVFARAFPAVFDPAIKEDEPSVELDQDPYAVSERFGEGLRTSPFQNAGVMIRGRVWTAKPTPVYAGPFTTLGDVVRNTPHVPERFFISDDAVDRWAYLKGPKAEPRTDKKTGHVYLYSEGGMAFPDPLDRPARTILTGEGGSSPSRFKHVITDPGTGRLRRLTPEELEELNGFPRGWTDTGMSDTRRAFMMGNALVVGVVERLGKAIAEEFLSVLAEEHDPRVTHDAPHTAADLRSGLEIDEGQPGDEHEPGALVAASAS